A genomic segment from Desulfurella amilsii encodes:
- a CDS encoding EexN family lipoprotein: protein MIKKLKLIMLMCLPFLLSACHEYHSKEYYLSHPQKCVERFNYCKQNYGKLMYENQDCKNAYNAYLELQQSRTQMKQDLH from the coding sequence ATGATAAAAAAATTAAAATTAATTATGCTTATGTGTTTGCCGTTTTTGCTTAGCGCATGTCACGAGTATCATTCTAAAGAATATTATTTATCTCATCCGCAAAAATGTGTTGAAAGATTTAATTACTGCAAGCAAAACTACGGCAAACTCATGTACGAAAACCAGGATTGTAAAAATGCATATAATGCCTATTTAGAATTACAGCAATCACGCACTCAGATGAAACAGGATTTGCATTAG
- the glnA gene encoding type I glutamate--ammonia ligase — MSVEKVLKLIKDEEAKIVDLRFVDLLGTWQHFSVPAHVIEEDTFTEGLGFDGSSIRGWQSINESDMLVVPDAQSAFLDPFTEVTTLNLICCILDPITKQPYPKHPRYITYKAQEYLKSTGIADTAFFGPELEFFILDSIRYDIKQNASYYFLDSQEGIWNSGKDEEPNLGYKIRNKEGYFPVAPTDSLQDLRTEMILNLEKVGIEVETHHHEVATAGQCEIDMKFSTLLDMADKVLKYKYIVKNTAAMYGKTVTFMPKPIFGDNGTGMHSHQSLWKDGKPLFAGNLYAGLSELAMYYMGGIIKHGKAIAAFTNPTINSYKRLVPGFEAPINLAYSSRNRSAALRIPMYSSSPKAKRVEVRFPDPSANPYLAFSAMLMAGIDGIINKIDPGEPLDKNIYDLPPQELANVPKAPASLEEALQALEDDHEFLLKGDVFSEDLIRTWIDYKKEKELKPYSMSINPLEFFMYFDA; from the coding sequence ATGTCAGTTGAAAAAGTCTTAAAACTTATTAAAGACGAAGAGGCAAAAATTGTTGATCTGAGGTTTGTAGATTTGCTTGGTACATGGCAGCACTTTAGCGTACCAGCGCATGTAATCGAAGAAGACACCTTTACAGAAGGTCTAGGATTTGATGGTTCGTCAATTAGAGGCTGGCAGTCGATCAATGAAAGTGATATGCTGGTTGTGCCAGATGCACAAAGCGCATTTTTAGATCCATTCACAGAAGTAACAACACTTAACTTGATATGCTGCATACTCGATCCGATTACAAAACAGCCATATCCCAAACACCCACGCTATATTACATACAAGGCCCAAGAGTATCTAAAATCCACAGGTATTGCAGATACGGCTTTCTTCGGACCAGAGTTAGAGTTTTTTATACTTGATAGTATAAGGTATGATATCAAGCAAAACGCAAGCTACTACTTCCTTGACTCCCAAGAAGGCATATGGAACTCAGGCAAAGATGAAGAACCCAATTTAGGCTACAAAATTAGAAACAAAGAAGGCTATTTCCCTGTCGCGCCCACAGACAGCCTACAGGATTTGCGCACAGAAATGATACTAAACCTTGAAAAAGTTGGCATAGAAGTAGAAACTCACCATCACGAAGTAGCCACAGCAGGTCAGTGTGAAATTGACATGAAGTTTTCTACTCTTTTGGATATGGCTGATAAGGTATTAAAGTACAAATACATAGTAAAAAATACAGCCGCTATGTATGGCAAAACAGTAACGTTTATGCCAAAGCCCATATTTGGGGACAACGGCACGGGTATGCACTCACATCAAAGTTTATGGAAAGATGGCAAACCATTGTTTGCAGGAAACCTTTATGCAGGATTGAGTGAACTTGCAATGTATTATATGGGAGGCATTATAAAGCACGGAAAAGCCATAGCAGCCTTTACAAACCCTACAATCAACTCATATAAAAGGCTTGTGCCGGGGTTTGAAGCACCCATTAACCTAGCTTATTCTTCAAGAAATAGAAGCGCAGCGCTAAGGATACCAATGTACTCATCATCTCCAAAAGCAAAAAGGGTTGAAGTAAGGTTTCCAGACCCCAGTGCAAACCCATACCTTGCATTTTCTGCAATGCTAATGGCGGGCATAGATGGTATAATTAACAAAATTGACCCAGGAGAACCACTTGATAAAAACATATACGATTTGCCCCCACAGGAGTTAGCAAATGTCCCAAAAGCGCCTGCTAGCCTAGAAGAAGCCCTTCAGGCTTTGGAAGATGACCATGAGTTCTTACTAAAAGGTGATGTATTTAGCGAAGATCTCATTCGAACATGGATAGACTATAAGAAAGAAAAAGAATTAAAACCCTACAGTATGTCTATCAATCCTCTTGAATTTTTCATGTACTTTGATGCATAG
- a CDS encoding STIV orfB116 family protein: MQSLISKNFFDIEILLKFATIHIMVYVLNGPILTNFGLFRYRRITILQAKKILKSSTFISAVGHEATAMLLSDLLEAEIKYNRVAIVMQEGDIAVVFHLLTRLEEGQILSISELCSKDYTLGLLKKLE; encoded by the coding sequence TTGCAAAGTTTAATTTCAAAAAATTTTTTTGATATTGAAATTCTGTTGAAATTTGCTACTATACACATTATGGTATATGTGTTAAACGGACCTATTTTAACAAATTTTGGTTTATTTAGGTACAGAAGAATAACTATTTTGCAGGCAAAGAAAATTCTTAAAAGTAGTACCTTTATATCTGCTGTGGGTCATGAGGCAACTGCAATGCTTTTGAGTGATCTTTTGGAAGCTGAGATTAAATACAACCGTGTAGCCATTGTAATGCAAGAAGGCGATATAGCTGTAGTATTTCATTTGCTTACCCGGTTAGAAGAAGGGCAAATATTAAGTATTAGCGAGTTGTGCAGCAAAGACTACACCTTGGGTCTTTTAAAAAAACTGGAGTAG
- a CDS encoding nicotinamidase, with translation MKLTIAKNDALILVDIQNDFCTGSLAVPDALSIIEKANIYIALVKKNDRPVFATRDWHPKNHSSFKDFGGIWPVHCVQNTFGSMFYKELKLPDNAIIISKATNPDKDAYSGFDGTDLDNKLKNLKIRRLFVGGLATDYCVKATVLDALSLDYTVFFLSDASKAVNIKPDDEKKSINKMLRAGAILINLNNITQSLK, from the coding sequence ATGAAATTGACAATTGCTAAAAATGATGCATTGATTTTAGTTGATATCCAAAATGATTTTTGCACGGGAAGCTTGGCTGTGCCGGATGCACTCAGTATTATAGAGAAAGCTAATATTTATATAGCACTAGTTAAAAAAAACGATAGGCCAGTTTTTGCAACTCGAGATTGGCACCCTAAAAATCACTCATCCTTTAAAGATTTTGGAGGTATTTGGCCTGTTCATTGTGTTCAAAATACATTTGGCTCAATGTTTTATAAAGAGCTAAAATTACCAGATAACGCAATTATTATCTCAAAAGCAACAAATCCCGATAAAGATGCTTATTCTGGTTTTGATGGTACAGACCTTGATAACAAGTTAAAAAATTTAAAAATTAGGCGTTTATTTGTAGGCGGTCTTGCTACGGATTATTGTGTAAAAGCAACAGTTTTAGATGCACTTTCTTTAGACTATACCGTGTTTTTTTTATCAGATGCTTCAAAAGCTGTAAATATTAAACCAGATGATGAAAAAAAATCAATTAATAAAATGTTGAGAGCGGGTGCTATTTTAATAAATTTAAACAATATAACTCAATCTTTAAAGTAA
- the mazG gene encoding nucleoside triphosphate pyrophosphohydrolase → MCDVYAAKFNELVKIVERLRKECPWDREQTNQSIKNDLIEEAFELYEALEEDDNKKIIEELGDCMLQVIFHCVIKNQNGEFSLVDVVDNLINKLIRRHPHVFGEKQLNTKEEVLSQWDDIKQTEKDSLLDGIPKRMPALLRAYKVQKRLSKVGFDFEDIQDIFSKIYEELEELKKSKTKEQKSEELGDVVFSLVNLARFFDIDPQEALHLSVDKIVQRFEYIEKELNGDFKNASLSVLNKLWGESKVKT, encoded by the coding sequence ATGTGTGATGTATATGCTGCAAAATTTAATGAGCTTGTGAAAATTGTTGAGCGTTTAAGAAAAGAGTGTCCGTGGGATAGAGAGCAAACAAATCAGTCCATAAAAAATGATTTAATAGAAGAAGCTTTTGAACTTTACGAAGCTTTAGAAGAAGATGATAATAAAAAAATTATAGAAGAATTAGGCGATTGTATGCTTCAGGTGATTTTTCACTGTGTGATCAAAAATCAAAATGGTGAGTTTAGTTTAGTTGATGTAGTTGATAACCTTATAAACAAGCTAATAAGGCGTCACCCGCATGTATTTGGTGAAAAACAGCTTAATACTAAAGAAGAGGTTTTATCTCAATGGGATGATATCAAGCAAACAGAAAAGGATTCACTCTTAGATGGCATACCAAAAAGAATGCCAGCACTTTTGAGGGCTTATAAAGTTCAAAAGAGGTTATCTAAGGTTGGCTTTGATTTTGAGGATATTCAAGATATTTTTAGTAAAATCTACGAAGAGTTAGAAGAGTTAAAAAAATCTAAAACGAAAGAGCAAAAAAGTGAAGAGTTAGGCGATGTAGTTTTTAGCTTGGTAAATCTAGCTCGTTTTTTTGATATTGATCCACAAGAAGCTCTGCATTTGTCAGTAGATAAAATAGTTCAGAGATTTGAATATATCGAAAAAGAACTAAATGGCGACTTTAAAAATGCTTCATTGAGTGTACTAAATAAGCTTTGGGGTGAGTCAAAGGTTAAAACCTAA
- a CDS encoding VIT1/CCC1 transporter family protein has product MENFLNLIEKFYQGEINDYYLYLKLSKSQKDAELKKRLYEIAQIEKNHSLFWKKIALKYNLTLKDKINTPKIKISAFLQKIISAAIIVSLLEAGENSTVKEYYDFLKSSALDEKEKSVLKNIVLEEIEHESIFKKESKKFGANNVRDFILGMNDGIVEILGTVAGLSAVYFTNPFLVGISGSIVGIAGALSMGIGAFISVRSQRQIAQSKNERNEMLFSVAPKRAFEVLKDELIESNIDENIATEVTNKLQDSKVDLSKFLTQEVEENEIKSGFFTAIAYLIGVLFPVTPFFIFKTSMSALPFSILLAFLALSTVGAIVSIVSGISIRKKVFEMVASSFFAAAFSFGFGKLMQILFHLSA; this is encoded by the coding sequence ATGGAAAATTTTTTAAACCTCATTGAAAAATTCTATCAAGGAGAGATAAACGACTATTATTTGTATTTAAAATTATCTAAATCTCAAAAAGACGCAGAGCTAAAAAAACGTCTGTATGAGATTGCCCAAATAGAAAAAAATCACTCGCTATTTTGGAAAAAAATTGCCCTAAAATACAATTTAACACTAAAAGACAAAATAAACACACCTAAAATTAAAATCTCAGCTTTTTTGCAAAAAATTATATCTGCTGCAATCATTGTATCTTTGCTAGAAGCTGGTGAGAACTCAACTGTAAAAGAATACTACGACTTTTTAAAATCAAGTGCCCTGGATGAAAAAGAAAAATCAGTTTTGAAAAACATTGTTCTAGAAGAAATTGAACATGAAAGTATATTTAAAAAAGAATCAAAAAAATTTGGAGCTAACAATGTAAGGGATTTTATACTTGGCATGAATGATGGAATCGTTGAGATTTTGGGTACTGTAGCAGGGCTTAGCGCCGTATACTTTACAAATCCTTTTTTGGTTGGTATAAGTGGCTCAATCGTAGGCATTGCCGGAGCACTTTCTATGGGTATTGGCGCATTTATCTCTGTAAGATCTCAAAGGCAAATTGCCCAAAGTAAAAACGAAAGAAATGAGATGCTCTTTAGTGTTGCTCCAAAGCGCGCTTTTGAAGTACTAAAAGATGAGCTCATTGAGTCAAATATTGACGAAAATATAGCTACTGAAGTTACAAATAAATTGCAAGACTCTAAAGTTGACCTATCAAAATTTCTTACGCAAGAAGTAGAAGAAAATGAGATAAAATCGGGATTTTTTACAGCAATTGCATACTTAATTGGCGTGTTGTTTCCTGTCACACCGTTTTTTATCTTTAAAACTTCAATGAGTGCTTTGCCCTTCTCTATCTTACTTGCGTTTTTGGCATTATCCACAGTAGGGGCTATTGTATCAATTGTATCTGGCATATCTATTAGAAAAAAAGTATTCGAGATGGTTGCTTCATCATTTTTTGCAGCAGCGTTTTCTTTTGGTTTTGGAAAACTAATGCAAATCCTGTTTCATCTGAGTGCGTGA
- a CDS encoding acyl-CoA thioesterase, which yields MMVEIQKRFSDFDMYGHVNSVVYFSYFEYARIQALGEIFENVADTIWFVVAKQSCDYLEPILFKDLVFVEIKIAKIGKSSFDLEYIVKNDHKLFAKGFTTLVAIDKNTKKATPLNQDIQNYLSKIS from the coding sequence ATGATGGTAGAAATTCAAAAACGATTCAGTGATTTTGACATGTATGGTCACGTCAACAGCGTTGTGTATTTTTCTTACTTTGAGTATGCACGCATTCAGGCATTAGGAGAAATTTTTGAAAACGTTGCAGACACAATTTGGTTTGTAGTAGCAAAACAATCATGCGATTATTTAGAGCCTATTTTGTTTAAAGATCTAGTATTTGTCGAGATAAAAATTGCTAAAATTGGCAAATCAAGCTTTGATTTGGAATATATTGTAAAAAATGATCACAAATTATTTGCAAAAGGATTTACCACGCTTGTTGCAATAGATAAAAATACAAAAAAAGCTACACCTCTTAATCAAGATATACAAAACTACCTTTCAAAAATCTCCTAA
- a CDS encoding sigma-54-dependent Fis family transcriptional regulator, translating to MRSININENYFSIVHEVSKVLSRQNNIKDAFKSILKLLYSYLDIPASFIALYNPIENTLEIKESFGLLKKEKYKGVFKVGEGTVGSVFKNEIPAVIYDPKENKSFLNKMGVLNRFDFEVVFIGTVIKIGGERLGVLGVYKEKTRNLSYENEIKLLSMISILIGFAQKMNEKLEFQKRTFEEEKEILLNKIEFKTSIKEIIGVSKQINNLKNTILKVVNVDSTVLLEGESGTGKSLVAKVIHKLSNRGKEAFVGINCASIPENLLEAELFGYEKGAFSGAISQKKGKFEIADKGTIFLDEIGDTPLSLQGKLLSVIQEKEFSRLGSLETISVDVRIIAATNKKLFELVKEGRFREDLYYRLNVIPIKIPPLVERKEDIPILIDYFLKLFNEKYNKNIQLSKEALIELINYNWPGNVRELENILERLVVMNDQMIHINHLPAYIFQKVSLRRYELDNLNDKNLPSQIQNIEKKHIEMALKETGFVKSKAARLLNLTLRQLDYRIHKYNIRLQK from the coding sequence ATGAGAAGTATTAATATCAATGAAAACTATTTTAGCATAGTGCATGAAGTAAGTAAAGTGTTAAGCAGACAAAATAATATAAAAGATGCCTTTAAAAGTATACTGAAATTGCTTTATTCTTATTTAGATATACCTGCAAGCTTTATTGCTTTATACAATCCTATTGAAAATACATTAGAAATTAAAGAAAGCTTTGGGTTGCTAAAAAAAGAAAAATATAAAGGTGTATTTAAGGTAGGCGAGGGAACTGTAGGGAGCGTATTTAAGAATGAAATACCAGCTGTCATATACGATCCAAAAGAAAATAAATCTTTTTTGAATAAAATGGGCGTGCTTAACCGTTTTGATTTTGAGGTAGTTTTTATTGGGACTGTTATTAAAATTGGTGGAGAAAGGTTAGGTGTGCTTGGTGTATATAAAGAGAAAACGCGAAATTTATCATACGAAAATGAAATTAAACTATTATCAATGATAAGTATTCTGATTGGTTTTGCACAAAAAATGAATGAAAAGCTAGAATTTCAAAAAAGAACATTCGAGGAAGAAAAAGAGATTTTGCTAAACAAAATAGAATTTAAAACATCAATCAAAGAAATTATAGGCGTTTCTAAGCAGATAAATAATTTAAAAAACACAATTTTAAAAGTTGTAAATGTTGATTCTACGGTGCTGTTAGAGGGCGAGAGCGGTACAGGCAAAAGCTTGGTTGCAAAAGTCATACACAAACTGAGCAATAGGGGGAAAGAGGCGTTTGTTGGCATAAACTGTGCAAGTATACCTGAAAATCTTTTAGAAGCAGAGCTTTTTGGTTACGAAAAGGGTGCTTTTTCTGGCGCAATTTCTCAAAAAAAAGGGAAGTTCGAGATAGCAGACAAAGGCACAATTTTTCTGGATGAAATTGGCGATACACCATTGTCATTACAAGGAAAGCTTTTAAGTGTGATACAGGAAAAAGAGTTTTCAAGGCTTGGTAGTTTAGAAACTATTTCTGTAGATGTCAGAATTATTGCAGCCACCAACAAAAAACTATTTGAGCTTGTCAAAGAAGGAAGATTTAGGGAAGATTTATACTATAGGTTAAATGTGATACCAATAAAAATCCCCCCGCTTGTTGAACGAAAAGAAGATATACCAATTTTAATTGATTATTTTTTAAAGTTATTCAACGAAAAATACAACAAAAATATCCAGCTTTCCAAAGAGGCGTTGATAGAGTTAATTAATTACAACTGGCCTGGCAATGTGAGAGAACTTGAAAACATTTTAGAAAGGCTTGTTGTAATGAATGATCAGATGATTCATATTAATCACTTACCAGCCTACATTTTTCAGAAAGTATCTCTAAGAAGATATGAATTAGATAACCTAAATGACAAAAATTTACCTAGCCAAATACAAAATATTGAGAAAAAACATATAGAAATGGCTTTGAAAGAGACAGGCTTTGTAAAATCTAAAGCAGCGCGGCTACTTAACTTAACTTTAAGGCAACTAGACTACAGAATCCATAAATACAACATTCGTCTACAAAAGTAA